A window of the Sabethes cyaneus chromosome 1, idSabCyanKW18_F2, whole genome shotgun sequence genome harbors these coding sequences:
- the LOC128736983 gene encoding xenotropic and polytropic retrovirus receptor 1, translating to MKFAEHLSAHITPEWRKQYINYEEMKAMLYTTVEEAPAVDSVEEDIIKRHFANFDENFYHYCDEELKKINTFYSEKLAEATRKYAALSAQLKTMLESQQKSKSKGHTLKRINLPYRKAQELKLAFSEFYLSLILLQNYQNLNHTGFRKILKKHDKLLRSDNGHRWQKEQVETSHFFTNKDIDKLINDTETTVTTQLEGGDRQKAMKRLRVPPLGEQQSPWTTFKVGLFSGSFVVLFIAVILSAIFHESSGENLKIAFRLYRGPLLLIEFVFLMGVNIYGWRSSGVNHVLIFELDPRNHLSEQHLMELAAVLGVVWTLSLLSFLYSASLSIPPYVNPLALTIVMIAFLINPFRVFRYEARFWLLKIIGRMIAAPFFHVGFADFWLADQLNSLVTALLDFQFLSCFYVTNGNWLEAGNTRQCMEESFIIRPIVNCLPAWFRFAQCLRRYRDSKEAFPHLVNAGKYSTTFCVVIFATLRSLNASKYEDAYDNPYLWLWMLSSVISSCYAYTWDIKMDWGLFDKNAGENTFLREEIVYSTPFFYYFAIVEDLVLRFAWGVAFALTENNIVSGDLMTSVLAPLEVFRRFVWNFFRLENEHLNNCGKFRAVRDISIAPIDSNDQIIILKMMDDEDGVTNRDTKHSRAKHKKTKEEKKPLLPAFKGSLQDLSIDISSSKKL from the exons ATGAAGTTCGCGGAGCATCTCTCCGCGCATATCACACCGGAATGGCGCAAACAGTACATCAATTACGAG GAAATGAAAGCAATGCTGTACACCACCGTCGAGGAAGCCCCCGCGGTGGACAGCGTCGAGGAGGACATCATCAAGCGTCACTTTGCCAATTTCGACGAAAATTTCTACCACTACTGCGACGAGGAACTGAAAAAGATCAACACCTTCTACTCGGAGAAGCTTGCGGAAGCTACGCGAAAGTATGCTGCCCTGTCGGCCCAACTGAAGACCATGCTCGAGAGTCAGCAGAAAAGCAAATCCAAGGGGCACACACTGAAGCGCATTAATCTTCCGTATCGGAAAGCGCAAGAATTGAAGCTTGCCTTTAGCGAGTTCTATCTCAGTTTGATTCTGCTGCAAAACTATCAGAACCTTAATCACACCGGCTTTCGGAAAATCCTCAAAAAACACGATAAACTGCTGCGTTCGGACAATGGCCACCGCTGGCAGAAGGAGCAAGTTGAGACAAGTCACTTTTTCACCAATAAGGACATTGATAAGTTGATCAACGACACGGAGACCACGGTTACGACGCAACTGGAAGGGGGCGATCGTCAGAAGGCTATGAAACGTCTGCGGGTTCCCCCTTTGGGGGAACAACAGAGCCCATGGACCACGTTCAAAGTAGGTCTGTTTAGTGGGAGTTTCGTTGTCCTGTTCATAGCTGTGATACTGTCGGCCATATTTCACGAGAGTTCTGGGGAGAACCTAAAGATTGCCTTCCGTTTGTACCGAGGACCGTTACTGTTGATCGAGTTCGTGTTCCTGATGGGGGTCAATATCTACGGGTGGCGATCGTCCGGTGTGAATCATGTGCTGATCTTCGAATTGGATCCTAGAAATCATCTTTCCGAGCAGCATCTGATGGAGCTGGCAGCCGTTTTAGGCGTTGTGTGGACTTTGAGTTTACTGAG CTTCCTGTACAGTGCCAGCTTAAGCATACCGCCGTACGTTAATCCGCTGGCTCTGACGATCGTGATGATCGCATTTCTGATCAATCCGTTCAGGGTGTTTCGATACGAGGCTCGCTTTTGGCTGTTGAAGATCATCGGTCGCATGATCGCGGCTCCGTTTTTCCACGTCGGCTTCGCCGATTTTTGGCTTGCCGATCAGCTGAACAGTCTGGTGACGGCGCTGTTGGATTTTCAGTTCCTCAGCTGTTTCTATGTGACCAACGGAAACTGGCTGGAGGCGGGAA aCACTCGCCAGTGCATGGAGGAAAGTTTCATAATACGGCCAATTGTGAACTGCTTGCCGGCATGGTTCCGATTCGCACAGTGCCTTAGACGTTACCGGGACTCGAAGGAGGCCTTTCCGCATTTGGTAAATGCGGGAAAATATTCGACCACGTTTTGTGTGGTTATTTTTGCCACTCTCAGAAGTTTAAATGCTT CAAAATACGAAGACGCCTACGATAATCCGTACTTGTGGCTGTGGATGTTAAGTTCGGTTATATCTTCCTGCTACGCGTACACGTGGGACATCAAAATGGATTGGGGTTTGTTCGATAAAAATGCTGGTGAAAACACTTTTCTTCGAGAGGAAATTGTCTATTCGACTCCT ttctTCTACTACTTCGCGATTGTCGAGGATTTGGTGTTACGGTTCGCGTGGGGTGTCGCGTTCGCTCTTACCGAAAACAATATAGTTTCCGGAGACCTGATGACCTCCGTTCTGGCACCGTTGGAGGTATTTCGACGCTTTGTGTGGAACTTTTTCCGTCTGGAGAACGAACATCTGAACAATTGCGGCAAGTTCAGAGCGGTAAGAGATATATCGATCGCGCCGATCGATTCGAACGATCAGATCATTATTCTGAAAATGATGGACGACGAGGATGGCGTAACCAATAG aGACACAAAACACAGCCGAGCAAAGCATAAAAAGaccaaagaagaaaagaagccCCTCTTGCCTGCTTTTAAAGGTTCCCTGCAGGATCTCAGCATAGACATCAGCAGCTCGAAGAAGCTGTAA
- the LOC128746427 gene encoding putative E3 ubiquitin-protein ligase makorin-4, with protein MESPFIVTEATAGPSSSSSAMPSSAVDNQEICKYYKLGTCRYGTSCRNAHTDTSSPETANAAELQISSPSANSIAKASSFTIDPLKWINAPEFIPKAKQLPPPDPDPAAILMDDDCDADDETGDLDDAADPEDRENDETELNDSASLSYAAIVTLNNNHNGLGIIEEHSAGDTVLCPYYENSGVCMLEGCPYEHGELCELCGKFCLNPADKEQQRLHNVDCIKQHELDMEHSFAIQRSKDKICGICLEVILEKPGREQRFGILPNCNHIFCLECIRTWRKAKNFENKIKRGCPTCRISSDFVCPSIVWVEGREEKEKLINDYKKACNTTHCKHFKQGSGKCPFGNKCFYKHALPTGQLVDVGGPSRSENRIRFSHLQDFFREVLHQRGRLLEDFMSFFSDSEDSELSEMYDYYDI; from the exons ATGGAGTCTCCCTTTATCGTAACGGAGGCTACCGCTGGACCATCCTCGTCGTCATCAGCAATGCCATCGTCGGCTGTCGACAATCAAGAAATCTGCAAGTACTACAAACTGGGCACATGCCGTTATGGAACATCGTGCCGTAATGCTCATACTGACACGTCTTCACCGGAAACGGCCAACGCAGCCGAATTGCAAATTTCCTCCCCTTCTGCTAACAGTATCGCGAAAGCTAGTAGTTTCACGATCGATCCGCTTAAATGGATAAACGCACCTGAATTCATTCCCAAGGCGAAACAACTGCCGCCTCCGGATCCCGATCCAGCAGCTATCTTAATGGATGATGATTGTGACGCTGATGACGAAACCGGCGATCTAGATGATGCCGCTGATCCAGAGGACAGGGAAAATGATGAAACCGAGCTCAACGATAGCGCCAGTCTGTCGTATGCAGCAATCGTTACACTTAACAATAATCACAATGGATTAGGAATAATCGAGGAGCATTCAGCGGGAGACACCGTACTGTGTCCATACTACGAAAACAGCGGCGTTTGTATGCTGGAAGGTTGCCCGTACGAGCACGGCGAACTTTGCGAACTGTGCGGCAAGTTTTGCCTCAATCCGGCCGACAAGGAGCAACAGCGGCTGCACAATGTCGATTGCATCAAGCAGCACGAGCTGGACATGGAGCACTCGTTCGCAATACAGCGTTCGAAGGACAAGATTTGCGGCATTTGTCTGGAGGTGATCCTGGAGAAGCCAGGCCGTGAGCAGCGCTTCGGAATTCTGCCGAACTGTAACCATATCTTCTGTCTCGAGTGCATTCGAACGTGGCGGAAggcaaaaaatttcgaaaacaaaatcaaaag aGGCTGCCCCACGTGCCGCATCTCGTCCGATTTTGTCTGTCCGAGCATCGTCTGGGTGGAGGGTCGCgaggaaaaggaaaaacttATTAACGACTACAAGAAGGCGTGTAATACGACCCACTGCAAACACTTCAAGCAGGGCTCGGGCAAGTGTCCTTTCGGGAACAAATGTTTCTACAAGCATGCCCTGCCGACGGGTCAGCTCGTAGACGTGGGCGGTCCATCGCGGTCGGAAAACCGCATTCGATTTAGCCATTTGCAG